One genomic region from Zalophus californianus isolate mZalCal1 chromosome 2, mZalCal1.pri.v2, whole genome shotgun sequence encodes:
- the SPINK2 gene encoding serine protease inhibitor Kazal-type 2 isoform X4, translated as MALLAVRLVLLLLAGDLAVSLDSLSSDFDQPSEYRTPNCSQYKLPGCPRDFNPVCGSDMSTYPNECTLCMKIREDGHDIKIIRSGLC; from the exons ATGGCGCTCTTGGCCGTGCGCTTGGTGCTGTTGCTTCTGGCCGGGGACTTGGCGG TCTCTTTGGACTCTTTGAGCTCTGACTTTGACCAGCCTTCAGAATACAGAACA ccAAACTGCAGTCAGTATAAATTACCAGGATGTCCCAGAGACTTTAACCCCGTGTGTGGAAGCGACATGTCCACTTATCCCAACGAGTGTACTCTGTGTATGAAAATCAG GGAAGATGGTCATGATATTAAAATAATCCGGAGTGGACTGTGTTGA
- the SPINK2 gene encoding serine protease inhibitor Kazal-type 2 isoform X1: protein MRRLATEGAWRSWPCAWCCCFWPGTWRLRSSFSSKPARVVNYRTWTKCSFCVSARRVSLDSLSSDFDQPSEYRTPNCSQYKLPGCPRDFNPVCGSDMSTYPNECTLCMKIREDGHDIKIIRSGLC from the exons ATGAGACGGTTGGCCACAGAGGGAGCATGGCGCTCTTGGCCGTGCGCTTGGTGCTGTTGCTTCTGGCCGGGGACTTGGCGG CTCCGAAGTTCTTTCTCAAGCAAGCCTGCTAGGGTGGTCAATTACAGAACCTGGACCAAATGTTCCTTCTGTGTGTCTGCCAGGAGAG TCTCTTTGGACTCTTTGAGCTCTGACTTTGACCAGCCTTCAGAATACAGAACA ccAAACTGCAGTCAGTATAAATTACCAGGATGTCCCAGAGACTTTAACCCCGTGTGTGGAAGCGACATGTCCACTTATCCCAACGAGTGTACTCTGTGTATGAAAATCAG GGAAGATGGTCATGATATTAAAATAATCCGGAGTGGACTGTGTTGA
- the SPINK2 gene encoding serine protease inhibitor Kazal-type 2 isoform X3: MRRLATEGAWRSWPCAWCCCFWPGTWRLRSSFSSKPARVVNYRTWTKCSFCVSARRVSLDSLSSDFDQPSEYRTPNCSQYKLPGCPRDFNPVCGSDMSTYPNECTLCMKISEFYYWK, encoded by the exons ATGAGACGGTTGGCCACAGAGGGAGCATGGCGCTCTTGGCCGTGCGCTTGGTGCTGTTGCTTCTGGCCGGGGACTTGGCGG CTCCGAAGTTCTTTCTCAAGCAAGCCTGCTAGGGTGGTCAATTACAGAACCTGGACCAAATGTTCCTTCTGTGTGTCTGCCAGGAGAG TCTCTTTGGACTCTTTGAGCTCTGACTTTGACCAGCCTTCAGAATACAGAACA ccAAACTGCAGTCAGTATAAATTACCAGGATGTCCCAGAGACTTTAACCCCGTGTGTGGAAGCGACATGTCCACTTATCCCAACGAGTGTACTCTGTGTATGAAAATCAG TGAATTTTATTACTGGAAATAA